In the genome of Neofelis nebulosa isolate mNeoNeb1 chromosome 8, mNeoNeb1.pri, whole genome shotgun sequence, one region contains:
- the RHNO1 gene encoding RAD9, HUS1, RAD1-interacting nuclear orphan protein 1, producing the protein MPPRKKRRQGFQKAQLLFQQPPLEGPKHHYGSTQLPITHTRQVASKPIDHNTITSWVSPQFDTTGESWFPMNQKHHHRNQARLSSRKSITSKFPHLTFESPPSSSSATLGIPLTRECANQSEKCISGRPLVPVLSPQSCGELSTHTLQNLPYVFIPPDIQTPESSFVKEGPIPPDQREDSLPSGSFHTSTPKTPGPGPVLVKDTPEEKYGIKVTWRRRRHLFTYLRERGKLNKNQFLVKNSLDFSDSSNLKKFS; encoded by the exons atgcCTCCCAGAAAAAAACGCCGCCAAGGGTTCCAGAAAGCCCAGCTGCTATTCCAACAACCACCACTGGAGGGCCCCAAACACCACTACGGATCTACACAACTTCCCATCACTCACACTAGACAGGTGGCCAGCAAGCCCATTGACCACAACACCATCACTTCCTGG GTTTCACCTCAGTTTGATACAACAGGAGAAAGCTGGTTCCCAATGAACCAGAAACACCATCACCGAAACCAGGCAAGACTTTCAAGTCGGAAATCCATCACCTCCAAGTTTCCACATCTAACATTTGAGAGCCCCCCGTCTTCCAGTTCAGCCACACTTGGGATCCCCTTAACCAGGGAGTGCGCCAATCAGTCAGAAAAGTGCATTTCTGGAAGGCCCTTAGTTCCAGTGCTCAGTCCTCAAAGCTGTGGGGAGCTGTCCACACATACACTTCAAAACTTACCTTACGTGTTCATTCCACCTGATATTCAGACCCCAGAGTCTTCGTTTGTGAAGGAGGGGCCCATTCCCCCAGATCAGAGGGAAGATAGCCTTCCAAGTGGCTCCTTTCACACCAGTACTCCCAAGaccccagggcctgggcctgTTCTAGTTAAAGACACTCCTGAGGAGAAGTATGGGATCAAGGTCACATGGAGGAGACGACGCCACTTGTTTACTTAcctcagggagagagggaagctgAATAAAAACCAATTCCTTGTGAAAAATTCACTGGATTTCTCAGACAGCAGCAATCTCAAGAAATTTTCATAG